In one Massilia endophytica genomic region, the following are encoded:
- a CDS encoding multifunctional CCA addition/repair protein encodes MKTYVVGGAVRDELLGLPVKDHDHVVVGATPDDMVRQGFRPVGKDFPVFLHPQTQEEYALARTERKTAPGYKGFVFHTSPDVTLEDDLVRRDLTINAMARAEDGTLTDPFNGQQDVRDRIFRHVSDAFAEDPVRILRVARFAARYPEFRVAPETNALMRKMVDEGEVDALVPERVWQELSRGLMEQKPSRMLQVLRDCGALARIVPELDRLWGVPQPEKWHPEIDTGIHMEQVADYAASQAYELPVRFAALLHDLGKGATPPEKWPSHHGHEGLGVELVGEVCKRLRAPTDCRDLAVMTARDHGNVSRALELRPRTIVTLFERCDAFRKPARFGQMLLASECDARGREGPSGSFRDKPYPQRPYLEKALEAARGVNAGEIAQGLAERPERIPEMIRRARVVAVKEAIGDQGPDEEDGEA; translated from the coding sequence ATGAAAACCTATGTCGTCGGCGGCGCCGTGCGCGACGAGCTGCTTGGCCTGCCGGTCAAGGACCACGACCACGTGGTGGTCGGCGCCACCCCCGACGACATGGTGCGGCAGGGCTTCCGCCCCGTAGGCAAGGACTTCCCTGTCTTCCTCCATCCGCAGACGCAGGAGGAATACGCCCTGGCCCGCACCGAACGCAAGACGGCGCCAGGCTACAAGGGCTTCGTCTTCCACACCTCGCCGGACGTGACGCTGGAGGACGACCTCGTGCGGCGCGACCTCACCATCAATGCGATGGCCCGCGCAGAAGACGGCACGCTTACCGATCCCTTCAACGGCCAGCAGGACGTGCGCGACCGCATCTTCCGCCACGTCTCCGATGCCTTTGCCGAGGACCCGGTGCGCATCCTGCGCGTCGCCCGCTTCGCGGCGCGCTATCCCGAATTCCGCGTGGCGCCCGAAACCAATGCGCTCATGCGCAAGATGGTGGACGAGGGCGAAGTGGATGCCCTGGTGCCCGAGCGCGTGTGGCAGGAGCTTTCACGCGGCCTGATGGAACAGAAGCCCTCGCGCATGCTCCAGGTGCTGCGCGACTGCGGCGCCCTGGCCCGCATCGTTCCGGAGCTGGACCGCCTGTGGGGCGTGCCACAGCCCGAGAAGTGGCATCCCGAGATCGACACCGGCATCCACATGGAGCAGGTCGCGGACTATGCCGCCTCGCAGGCTTATGAGCTGCCTGTGCGTTTCGCGGCGCTGCTGCACGACCTGGGCAAGGGCGCAACGCCGCCGGAGAAATGGCCGTCCCACCACGGCCATGAAGGGCTGGGTGTGGAGCTGGTGGGGGAGGTCTGCAAGCGCCTGCGCGCGCCCACGGATTGCCGCGACCTGGCGGTGATGACCGCGCGCGACCACGGCAACGTGTCGCGCGCGCTGGAATTGCGCCCGCGCACCATCGTGACCCTCTTCGAACGCTGCGACGCCTTCCGCAAGCCCGCGCGCTTCGGCCAGATGCTGCTGGCATCCGAATGCGATGCGCGCGGCAGGGAAGGGCCTTCCGGCAGTTTCCGCGACAAGCCCTATCCTCAGCGGCCTTATCTCGAGAAGGCGCTGGAAGCGGCGCGCGGCGTCAACGCGGGCGAGATCGCGCAGGGCCTGGCCGAGCGCCCGGAGCGTATTCCCGAGATGATCCGCCGCGCCCGTGTCGTGGCGGTGAAGGAAGCCATCGGCGACCAGGGACCCGACGAAGAGGACGGCGAGGCATGA
- a CDS encoding glutathione S-transferase family protein, translating into MHTTQLDPTLSQTLAAARAPGLTLVIGNKNYSSWSMRPWVLLHAFGIPFQEVRVLLDQPDTANNIARYSASGRVPVLLAGEIAIWDSLAICEYLAEQFPDEHLWPRDVAARALARSVCAEMHSSFSSLRSTMSMNIKASFPGKGRTAATQADIGRISEIWEECLSRFGHNQFLFGDFSVADAFYAPVVMRFKTYGVVLPPALNAYCERVRNHPAVARWVEEALAEQEALPKYDTLD; encoded by the coding sequence ATGCACACTACCCAACTCGACCCCACCCTGAGCCAGACCCTGGCGGCGGCCCGCGCCCCCGGCCTGACCCTCGTCATCGGCAACAAGAACTACTCTTCCTGGTCCATGCGGCCCTGGGTGCTGCTGCACGCCTTCGGCATCCCCTTCCAGGAAGTGCGCGTGCTGCTGGACCAGCCGGATACGGCCAACAACATCGCCCGCTACAGCGCGAGCGGCCGCGTGCCCGTGCTGCTGGCGGGCGAAATCGCCATCTGGGACAGCCTGGCCATCTGCGAGTATCTCGCCGAGCAGTTCCCGGACGAGCACCTGTGGCCGCGCGACGTGGCGGCACGCGCCCTGGCGCGCTCCGTCTGCGCCGAAATGCATTCGAGCTTCAGCAGCCTGCGCAGCACTATGTCCATGAACATCAAGGCCAGCTTCCCCGGCAAGGGCCGCACGGCCGCGACCCAGGCGGACATTGGCCGCATCAGCGAGATCTGGGAAGAGTGCCTGAGCCGCTTCGGCCACAACCAGTTCCTGTTCGGCGACTTCTCGGTGGCGGACGCCTTCTACGCGCCCGTGGTCATGCGCTTCAAGACCTACGGCGTGGTGCTGCCGCCCGCGCTGAACGCGTACTGCGAGCGCGTGCGCAACCATCCCGCCGTGGCGCGCTGGGTGGAGGAGGCGCTGGCCGAGCAGGAGGCGCTGCCGAAGTACGACACGCTGGACTGA
- a CDS encoding lytic transglycosylase domain-containing protein, whose amino-acid sequence MISKSKWIAGALLAAACLTAFAQDGDTRKEDDAFLLLRDSVRRDDASKAEFYAARLANYAIPSYVDYYRLKSHFRDASAAEILDFLKRYEGSAIADRLRNDWLLELGRKRDWAMFDQQQPLFVLDDDLQVKCYTLLSRLSKGQNVANEARALLVNPPNYGEGCGALIAALSQTRQFSAEDLWAQVRLAGEMNATGPARRTIILLNGSDKKIAQAIDLPAVALAKGAGQTKDEHEAFLVAVGRAAKTSIKLSVLALKKALPKLTPQERAIGWANIALQASYVIAPETSEYWRQSSGAPLSIDQFQWKARSAMRDGDWSLLRQTIAAMPASLRADPTWIYWNARAMAAEARGNTPEVLALYRSIADRQDYYGLLAAEELGRNVSIPAPGAPPTPAEIAAIAASPGFQRALKFFDLRLRFEGTREWNWEVRRLNERELIAAAEYARQNHILDRMVYTAERTRVQADYTHRYPAPHDDIMAPTTRTLGLDRAWVYGLIRQESRFIMNAQSSVGASGLMQVMPSTGRWVAKKIGLTDFVQDMLTDVRTNILLGANYMNMVLGSMDGSQVLATAAYNAGPGRLRSWRSSLTKPMDATVFIETMPYYETRSYVKNVMTNATYYAALFEGKPQSLKARLGVVTPKGYTQQEQQQTTFSSR is encoded by the coding sequence TTGATTTCCAAGTCGAAATGGATAGCCGGCGCACTGCTCGCAGCGGCCTGCCTTACTGCCTTTGCCCAGGACGGCGACACCAGGAAGGAAGACGATGCCTTCCTGCTCCTGCGCGACTCGGTGCGGCGCGACGACGCCAGCAAGGCCGAATTCTACGCGGCCCGCCTCGCGAACTACGCGATCCCGTCCTATGTCGACTATTATCGGCTGAAATCGCATTTCCGCGACGCCAGCGCCGCCGAGATCCTGGACTTCCTGAAGCGTTACGAAGGCAGCGCCATCGCCGACCGCCTGCGCAACGACTGGCTCCTTGAACTGGGCCGCAAGCGCGACTGGGCCATGTTCGACCAGCAGCAGCCGCTCTTCGTGCTGGACGACGACCTGCAGGTGAAGTGCTACACCCTGCTGTCCCGCCTGAGCAAGGGCCAGAACGTGGCGAACGAGGCGCGCGCGCTGCTGGTCAATCCGCCCAACTACGGCGAGGGCTGCGGCGCCCTGATCGCCGCGCTGTCCCAGACCCGCCAGTTCAGCGCCGAGGACCTGTGGGCCCAGGTGCGCCTCGCGGGCGAGATGAACGCCACGGGGCCCGCGCGCCGCACCATCATCCTCCTGAACGGCTCGGACAAGAAAATCGCGCAGGCCATCGACCTGCCTGCCGTGGCCCTGGCCAAGGGAGCCGGCCAGACGAAGGACGAGCACGAGGCCTTCCTGGTCGCCGTCGGCCGCGCCGCCAAGACCAGCATCAAGCTCTCCGTGCTGGCGCTGAAGAAGGCGCTGCCCAAACTCACGCCGCAGGAGCGGGCCATCGGCTGGGCCAATATCGCCCTGCAGGCCTCGTACGTGATCGCGCCCGAGACTTCCGAATACTGGCGCCAGTCCAGCGGCGCACCGCTCTCCATCGACCAGTTCCAGTGGAAGGCGCGCTCCGCGATGCGCGATGGCGACTGGAGCCTGCTGCGCCAGACCATCGCCGCCATGCCCGCCAGCCTGCGCGCCGATCCCACCTGGATCTACTGGAACGCGCGCGCCATGGCGGCCGAAGCGCGCGGCAACACGCCCGAAGTGCTGGCGCTTTACCGCAGCATCGCCGACCGCCAGGACTATTACGGCCTGCTGGCCGCCGAGGAGCTGGGCCGCAACGTGTCCATCCCCGCGCCTGGCGCTCCGCCCACGCCTGCCGAAATCGCCGCCATCGCCGCCAGCCCCGGCTTCCAGCGTGCCCTGAAGTTCTTCGACCTGCGCCTGCGCTTCGAAGGCACGCGCGAGTGGAACTGGGAAGTGCGCCGCCTGAACGAGCGCGAACTGATCGCCGCGGCCGAATACGCGCGCCAGAACCATATCCTGGACCGCATGGTGTACACGGCGGAACGCACGCGGGTACAGGCCGACTACACGCACCGTTACCCCGCGCCGCACGACGACATCATGGCGCCCACCACGCGCACCCTGGGCCTGGACCGCGCCTGGGTCTATGGCCTGATCCGCCAGGAATCGCGCTTCATCATGAACGCGCAGTCGAGCGTGGGCGCTTCGGGCCTGATGCAGGTGATGCCGTCCACGGGCCGCTGGGTCGCCAAGAAGATCGGCCTCACGGACTTCGTGCAGGACATGCTCACCGACGTGCGCACCAATATCCTGCTGGGCGCGAACTACATGAACATGGTCCTGGGCAGCATGGACGGCTCGCAGGTACTGGCAACGGCGGCCTACAATGCGGGCCCCGGCCGCCTGCGCTCCTGGCGCTCCTCGCTCACGAAACCGATGGACGCCACCGTCTTCATCGAAACCATGCCTTATTACGAGACGCGCTCGTACGTGAAGAACGTGATGACGAACGCCACCTATTATGCGGCCCTCTTCGAAGGCAAGCCGCAGTCGCTCAAGGCGCGCCTCGGCGTGGTGACGCCGAAGGGCTATACCCAGCAGGAACAGCAGCAGACCACTTTCAGCAGCCGATAA
- a CDS encoding 5-formyltetrahydrofolate cyclo-ligase, whose translation MKASLRKQLLAARRELPAELRARWDADICRHVVQWWQRSRVEALGVYWPLRDEPDLHAAYAELARLGVRLLLPVVVQRDAALEFADWEIGESMVKDAMGIAVPAHLRLDAPPAALLVPCLGYNSAGYRLGYGGGFYDRTLAREPRPATVGIAYSCLAAEFGSDAHDIPLDSIITEA comes from the coding sequence GTGAAGGCCAGCCTGCGCAAGCAGCTGCTGGCTGCGCGGCGCGAACTTCCGGCCGAGCTGAGGGCCCGCTGGGACGCGGACATCTGCCGCCATGTGGTGCAATGGTGGCAGCGGAGCCGCGTGGAAGCCCTGGGCGTGTACTGGCCGCTGCGCGACGAGCCGGACCTGCATGCGGCCTACGCCGAGCTGGCGCGGCTGGGCGTGCGCCTGCTGCTGCCGGTGGTGGTGCAGCGCGACGCGGCGCTGGAGTTCGCGGACTGGGAGATCGGCGAATCGATGGTGAAGGACGCGATGGGGATTGCGGTGCCCGCCCACCTGCGGCTGGATGCGCCGCCGGCCGCGCTGCTTGTGCCCTGCCTGGGCTACAACAGCGCGGGCTACCGCCTGGGATACGGCGGCGGATTCTACGACCGGACGCTGGCGCGCGAGCCTCGCCCGGCCACGGTGGGCATCGCCTATTCCTGCCTCGCCGCCGAATTCGGCAGCGACGCGCACGATATCCCGCTGGACAGCATCATCACCGAGGCGTGA
- the metF gene encoding methylenetetrahydrofolate reductase [NAD(P)H] → MANHNFSIEFFPPKTAEGAEKLRATRAKLSELHPKYFSVTFGAGGTTQQGTLDTVLEILAAGEDAAPHLSCVGGTRESIRAILQQYKSHGIKRLVALRGDLPSGYGAAGEFRYANELVEFVRAETGDWFHIEVAAYPEVHPQAKSPQDDLQNFVRKVKAGANAAITQYFYNADAYFQFADNARKAGVDVPIVAGIMPITNYTQLMRFSDMCGAEIPRWVRLKLASFGDDSASIKAFGLDVVTQLCERLLAGGAPGLHFYSMNQAAATTALWERLVTPR, encoded by the coding sequence ATGGCTAACCATAATTTCAGTATCGAGTTCTTCCCGCCCAAAACGGCGGAGGGCGCGGAGAAGCTGCGCGCCACGCGCGCCAAGCTCTCCGAGCTGCATCCCAAGTATTTTTCCGTCACCTTCGGCGCCGGCGGCACCACCCAGCAGGGCACGCTGGACACGGTGCTCGAAATCCTGGCCGCAGGCGAGGACGCCGCGCCCCACCTCTCCTGCGTGGGCGGCACGCGCGAATCCATCCGCGCCATCCTGCAGCAGTACAAGTCGCACGGCATCAAGCGCCTGGTGGCGCTGCGCGGCGACCTGCCCAGCGGCTATGGTGCGGCGGGCGAGTTCCGCTATGCGAACGAGCTGGTGGAGTTCGTGCGCGCCGAAACGGGCGACTGGTTCCACATCGAGGTGGCGGCCTATCCCGAGGTGCACCCGCAGGCGAAGTCGCCGCAGGACGACCTGCAGAACTTCGTGCGCAAGGTGAAGGCGGGCGCCAATGCCGCCATCACGCAGTACTTCTACAACGCGGACGCCTATTTCCAGTTCGCCGACAATGCCCGCAAGGCAGGCGTGGACGTGCCCATCGTGGCAGGCATCATGCCCATCACGAACTACACGCAGCTCATGCGCTTCTCGGACATGTGCGGCGCCGAGATCCCGCGCTGGGTGCGCCTGAAGCTGGCCAGCTTCGGCGACGACAGCGCCTCGATCAAGGCCTTCGGCCTGGACGTGGTGACCCAGCTGTGCGAACGCCTGCTCGCGGGCGGCGCGCCCGGCCTGCACTTCTACAGCATGAACCAGGCGGCGGCCACCACGGCCCTGTGGGAGCGCCTCGTCACGCCTCGGTGA
- a CDS encoding phage holin family protein has product MRLVLTWFINAAALFAVPYLMHSVDVTSVGTALIAALILGLVNTLIRPLLLLLTLPVTVLSLGLFIFVVNGFMFWMVAQLVDGFHVDSFWAAIGGALLYSVISWALSTLLLKDADG; this is encoded by the coding sequence ATGCGTTTGGTCCTGACCTGGTTTATCAATGCCGCGGCGCTCTTCGCAGTGCCCTACCTGATGCATTCCGTCGATGTCACAAGCGTCGGCACGGCCCTGATTGCGGCGCTCATCCTGGGCCTGGTGAATACCCTGATCCGCCCGCTGCTCCTGCTGCTTACCCTGCCTGTGACCGTGCTGTCGCTGGGCCTCTTCATCTTCGTCGTCAACGGATTCATGTTCTGGATGGTGGCGCAGCTGGTGGATGGCTTCCATGTCGATAGCTTCTGGGCGGCGATCGGCGGAGCCTTGCTGTACAGCGTGATCTCCTGGGCCCTTTCCACACTGTTGTTGAAAGACGCCGATGGCTAA
- the ahcY gene encoding adenosylhomocysteinase has protein sequence MNAGLKQDYIIADIGLADWGNKEIKIAETEMPGLMAIREEFAAKQPLKGARITGSLHMTIQTAVLIQTLEALGAQVRWASCNIYSTQDHAAAAIAANGTPVFAVKGETLDDYWDYTHRIFEWPGEGVYSNMILDDGGDATLLLHLGARAEKDISVLDNPGSEEEICLFKSIKAHLAKDANWYSKRLPHILGVTEETTTGVHRLYQMHKEGKLAFPAINVNDSVTKSKFDNLYGCRESLVDGIKRATDVMIAGKIAVIAGYGDVGKGSAQAMRALSAQVWVTEIDPICALQAAMEGYRVVTMDYAAEHGDIFVTCTGNYHILTEQHMLKMKDQAIVCNIGHFDNEIDVASLKKYKWENIKPQVDHVIFPDGKRIIILAEGRLVNLGCGTGHPSYVMSSSFANQTIAQIELFSNTKAYPVGVYTLPKHLDEKVARLQLKKLNAQLTTLTEEQAAYINVKVDGPYKPDHYRY, from the coding sequence ATGAACGCCGGACTCAAACAAGACTACATCATTGCCGACATCGGTCTCGCCGACTGGGGCAATAAAGAAATCAAGATCGCCGAAACCGAAATGCCGGGCCTGATGGCGATCCGCGAGGAATTCGCCGCCAAGCAGCCCCTGAAGGGCGCGCGCATCACCGGTTCCCTGCACATGACCATCCAGACCGCGGTGCTGATCCAGACGCTCGAAGCGCTGGGCGCACAGGTGCGCTGGGCGTCCTGCAATATCTACTCGACCCAGGACCACGCCGCCGCCGCCATCGCCGCCAACGGCACCCCGGTGTTCGCCGTGAAGGGCGAAACCCTGGACGACTACTGGGACTACACCCACCGCATCTTCGAATGGCCGGGCGAAGGCGTGTACTCGAACATGATCCTGGACGACGGCGGCGACGCCACCCTGCTGCTGCACCTGGGCGCGCGCGCCGAGAAGGACATCTCGGTGCTGGACAATCCGGGTTCGGAAGAAGAGATCTGCCTGTTCAAGTCCATCAAGGCCCACCTGGCCAAGGACGCGAACTGGTACTCCAAGCGCCTGCCGCATATCCTCGGCGTGACCGAAGAGACCACCACCGGCGTGCACCGCCTGTACCAGATGCACAAGGAAGGCAAGCTGGCCTTCCCGGCCATTAACGTGAACGACTCCGTCACCAAGTCCAAGTTCGACAACCTGTACGGCTGCCGCGAGTCCCTGGTGGACGGCATCAAGCGCGCGACCGACGTCATGATCGCCGGTAAGATCGCCGTGATCGCAGGCTACGGCGACGTGGGCAAGGGCTCGGCCCAGGCCATGCGCGCCCTCTCCGCGCAGGTGTGGGTGACCGAGATCGACCCGATCTGCGCCCTGCAGGCCGCGATGGAAGGCTACCGCGTGGTGACCATGGACTACGCCGCCGAACATGGCGACATCTTCGTCACCTGCACCGGCAACTACCACATCCTCACCGAGCAGCACATGCTGAAGATGAAGGACCAGGCCATCGTCTGCAACATCGGCCACTTCGACAACGAGATCGACGTCGCCTCGCTGAAGAAGTACAAGTGGGAGAACATCAAGCCCCAGGTGGACCATGTGATCTTCCCGGACGGTAAGCGCATCATCATCCTGGCCGAAGGCCGCCTGGTGAACCTGGGCTGCGGCACGGGCCACCCGTCGTACGTGATGTCGTCCTCCTTCGCCAACCAGACCATCGCGCAGATCGAGCTGTTCTCGAACACCAAGGCCTACCCGGTCGGCGTGTACACCCTGCCGAAGCACCTGGACGAGAAAGTGGCGCGCCTGCAGCTGAAGAAGCTGAACGCGCAGCTCACCACCCTGACGGAAGAGCAGGCTGCCTACATCAACGTGAAGGTCGACGGTCCGTACAAGCCGGATCACTACCGCTATTAA
- a CDS encoding M14 family zinc carboxypeptidase, protein MGALALALLAPGFALAGAQADQLCSRLSERLPGVSRADCQSSGLRATGAQSHKGQPILVREIPPGPGAEAPLRVLLLGGIHGDEPTASAIVFRWMNWMERPIARSFHWRIAPAVNPDGLLAPRATRVNARGVDLNRNFPTPGWEREAPAYWARRTGSDPRRFPGKTPLSEPESRWISEEIERFKPDIIISVHAPFGVLDFDGPAPVPQRFGRLRFNRVGVYPGSLGNYLGLSRNTPVITLELPHAQALPPPAEQQRIWADMLSWIRRNVNRTS, encoded by the coding sequence GTGGGAGCTCTGGCCCTGGCGCTGCTGGCGCCGGGCTTCGCCCTGGCCGGCGCACAGGCCGACCAGCTGTGTTCAAGGCTGAGCGAACGCCTGCCCGGCGTATCGCGCGCGGACTGCCAGTCCAGCGGCCTGCGGGCCACGGGCGCGCAGTCGCACAAGGGCCAGCCCATCCTGGTGCGCGAGATTCCGCCCGGGCCGGGCGCCGAGGCGCCCCTGCGCGTGCTGCTGCTGGGCGGCATCCACGGCGACGAGCCCACCGCCTCGGCCATCGTCTTCCGCTGGATGAACTGGATGGAGCGCCCCATCGCCCGCAGCTTCCACTGGCGCATCGCCCCGGCCGTCAATCCCGACGGCCTGCTGGCGCCCAGGGCCACGCGCGTGAACGCCAGGGGCGTGGACCTGAACCGCAATTTCCCCACGCCGGGCTGGGAACGCGAGGCGCCCGCCTACTGGGCGCGCCGCACGGGCAGCGATCCGCGCCGCTTCCCCGGCAAGACGCCGCTCTCCGAGCCGGAGAGCCGCTGGATCAGCGAGGAGATCGAACGCTTCAAGCCGGACATCATCATCTCCGTGCACGCGCCCTTCGGCGTGCTCGATTTCGACGGCCCGGCCCCCGTGCCGCAGCGCTTCGGGCGCCTGCGTTTCAACCGCGTGGGCGTCTATCCCGGCTCGCTGGGCAACTACCTTGGCCTTTCCCGCAACACCCCGGTGATCACCCTGGAACTGCCGCACGCCCAGGCCCTGCCGCCGCCCGCCGAGCAGCAGCGCATCTGGGCCGATATGCTGAGCTGGATCCGGCGCAACGTGAACCGGACTTCCTGA
- the metK gene encoding methionine adenosyltransferase codes for MSNDYLFTSESVSEGHPDKVADQISDAILDAILAQDPKARVAAETLCNTGLVVLAGEITTHANVDYIQVARETIKRIGYDNTEYGIDYKGCAVLVAYDKQSPDIAQGVDEGAGIDLDQGAGDQGLMFGYACDETPELMPAAIYYSHRLVERQSQLRKDGRLPWLRPDAKSQVTLRYVDGRPVAVDTVVLSTQHAPEMHHKQIEEAVIEEIIRPVLPREWLKDTKFLVNPTGRFVIGGPQGDCGLTGRKIIVDTYGGAAPHGGGAFSGKDPSKVDRSAAYAARYVAKNIVAAGLARQCQVQVSYAIGVARPINITVYTEGTGVIADEKIAALVHEYFDLRPKGIVQMLDLLRPIYQKTAAYGHFGREEPEFSWERTDKAAALRAAAGL; via the coding sequence ATGTCTAACGATTACCTCTTCACTTCCGAATCCGTCTCGGAAGGCCATCCCGACAAAGTCGCCGACCAGATTTCCGACGCCATCCTGGACGCCATCCTGGCCCAGGACCCGAAGGCGCGCGTGGCCGCCGAAACGCTGTGCAACACCGGCCTGGTGGTGCTGGCGGGCGAGATCACGACCCACGCCAACGTCGACTACATCCAGGTCGCGCGCGAAACCATCAAGCGCATCGGCTACGACAACACCGAATACGGCATCGACTACAAGGGCTGCGCCGTGCTGGTGGCCTACGACAAGCAGTCGCCGGACATCGCCCAGGGCGTGGACGAAGGCGCGGGCATCGACCTGGACCAGGGCGCCGGCGACCAGGGCCTGATGTTCGGCTATGCCTGCGACGAGACCCCGGAACTGATGCCTGCCGCGATCTACTACTCGCACCGCCTGGTGGAGCGCCAGTCGCAGCTGCGCAAGGACGGCCGCCTGCCATGGCTGCGTCCCGACGCCAAGTCCCAGGTCACCCTGCGCTATGTCGATGGCCGCCCGGTGGCCGTGGACACCGTGGTCCTCTCCACCCAGCACGCGCCTGAAATGCACCACAAGCAGATCGAGGAAGCGGTGATCGAAGAGATCATCCGTCCCGTGCTGCCGCGCGAATGGCTGAAGGACACCAAATTCCTGGTCAACCCGACCGGCCGCTTCGTCATCGGCGGCCCGCAGGGCGACTGCGGCCTGACCGGCCGCAAGATCATCGTCGACACCTACGGCGGCGCAGCGCCCCACGGCGGCGGCGCCTTCTCCGGCAAGGACCCGTCCAAGGTTGACCGTTCGGCAGCTTACGCCGCGCGCTACGTGGCCAAGAACATTGTGGCCGCAGGCCTGGCGCGCCAGTGCCAGGTGCAGGTGTCCTACGCCATCGGCGTGGCGCGCCCGATCAACATCACCGTCTACACCGAAGGCACGGGCGTGATTGCGGACGAGAAGATCGCAGCCCTGGTGCACGAGTACTTCGACCTGCGCCCGAAAGGCATCGTGCAGATGCTGGACCTGCTGCGTCCTATCTACCAGAAGACCGCCGCCTACGGCCACTTCGGCCGCGAAGAGCCGGAGTTCAGCTGGGAGCGCACGGACAAGGCAGCAGCGCTGCGCGCCGCCGCCGGCCTGTAA
- a CDS encoding lysophospholipid acyltransferase family protein produces the protein MLLATFRFFSIFPLPVLHALGSALGWLVYLLSPSVRRRMRENMARAGFEQHLPQAVAEAGKAIAELPFIWCADPARVSRRARIENWELVQSTLDAGRGIVFLTPHLGCFEIVAQEIALRQELMVMYRPPKKEAMKPLIEGARARKNLLLAPANMGGVRMLAKFLKKGLPIGLLPDQVPQEGEGVWADFFGKAAYTMTLPAKMAQLGDAVVIVTYAERLPLGRGYIIRFVPFTGSLDGDSAQQARAINAAMEQLIARNPAQYYWSYNRYKVPAGVAAPAQEAA, from the coding sequence ATGCTGTTAGCCACTTTCCGTTTCTTTTCAATCTTTCCATTGCCAGTTTTGCACGCCCTGGGCTCCGCCCTGGGATGGCTGGTCTATCTGCTATCGCCGTCCGTGCGCCGCCGCATGCGGGAAAACATGGCGCGCGCGGGCTTTGAGCAGCATCTGCCGCAGGCCGTGGCCGAGGCGGGCAAGGCCATTGCCGAGCTGCCCTTCATCTGGTGCGCCGACCCGGCCCGCGTATCGCGCCGCGCCCGCATCGAGAACTGGGAGCTGGTGCAAAGCACGCTGGATGCGGGCCGCGGCATCGTCTTCCTGACCCCGCACCTGGGCTGCTTCGAGATCGTGGCGCAGGAGATTGCGCTGCGCCAGGAGCTCATGGTGATGTACCGGCCGCCGAAGAAGGAGGCGATGAAGCCCCTGATCGAAGGCGCCCGCGCCCGCAAGAACCTGCTGCTGGCGCCCGCCAACATGGGCGGGGTGCGCATGCTGGCCAAGTTCCTGAAGAAGGGCCTGCCCATCGGCCTGCTGCCCGACCAGGTGCCGCAGGAAGGCGAAGGCGTGTGGGCCGACTTCTTCGGCAAGGCCGCCTACACCATGACCCTGCCCGCCAAGATGGCGCAGCTGGGGGATGCGGTCGTCATCGTCACCTATGCCGAGCGCCTGCCGCTGGGCCGCGGCTACATCATCCGCTTCGTGCCCTTCACCGGCTCGCTGGACGGCGACAGCGCCCAGCAGGCGCGCGCCATCAATGCGGCCATGGAGCAGCTCATCGCCCGCAACCCGGCGCAGTACTACTGGAGCTACAACCGCTACAAGGTGCCGGCCGGCGTGGCCGCGCCTGCGCAGGAGGCGGCATGA